The following are from one region of the Quercus robur chromosome 1, dhQueRobu3.1, whole genome shotgun sequence genome:
- the LOC126719352 gene encoding rust resistance kinase Lr10-like: MYDAVENFLQSQNNLMPIRYSYSQIRKMTKCFKDKLGEGGYGCVYKGKLQSGHLVAIKMLGNKSKANGQEFINEVATIGRIHHENVVQLIGYCVEGLKRALIYEFMPNSSLDKYIFSQEGNIPLSIEKTYNISLGVARGIEYLHQGCDMQILHFDIKPHNILLDENFTPKVSDFGLAKLYPIDDSIVSLTAARGTLGYIAPELFYKNIGGVSYKADVYSFGMLLLETVSRRKNLNAFAENSSQIYFPTWVYGQFNEGNDIEMEDATEEEKKIAKKMIIVALWCIQMKPSDRPSMNKVVEMLEGEVECLQMPSKPFLLSSPKRPIGDVGDNLNSTSSSIQSGESSQLTQN; this comes from the coding sequence ATGTATGACGcagttgaaaattttttgcaaagCCAAAATAACCTCATGCCAATTAGGTACTCTTACTCGCAAATTAGAAAGATGACTAAATGTTTCAAGGACAAATTGGGTGAAGGAGGTTATGGCTGTGTATATAAAGGAAAGCTTCAAAGTGGCCATTTGGTAGCTATAAAGATGTTGGGTAATAAGTCCAAAGCAAACGGTCAAGAGTTTATCAATGAAGTTGCCACAATTGGAAGGATTCACCACGAGAATGTGGTGCAACTTATTGGCTACTGTGTTGAGGGACTAAAGCGTGCCCTTATATACGAATTCATGCCAAATAGTTCTCTTGACAAATACATTTTTTCTCAAGAAGGAAATATTCCCTTGAGTATTGAGAAAACATACAATATTTCTCTTGGAGTTGCTCGTGGAATTGAATATTTGCATCAAGGATGTGACATgcaaattttgcattttgataTCAAGCCCCATAACATTCTTCTTGATGAGAATTTCACCCCAAAAGTGTCAGATTTTGGACTTGCAAAACTTTATCCAATAGATGATAGCATAGTGTCTTTGACTGCTGCAAGGGGAACACTAGGATATATAGCTCCAGAGTTGTTCTATAAAAACATTGGAGGGGTCTCCTATAAAgctgatgtttatagttttggcATGTTATTGCTGGAAACGGTAAGTCGAAGAAAGAACTTGAATGCATTTGCAGAAAATTCAAGCCAAATTTACTTCCCAACTTGGGTCTATGGCCAATTTAACGAAGGAAATGACATAGAAATGGAAGATGCCACGgaggaggaaaagaaaattgctaAGAAGATGATCATAGTCGCATTATGGTGTATACAAATGAAGCCTAGTGATCGTCCTTCAATGAACAAAGTTGTAGAAATGCTTGAAGGAGAAGTTGAATGCTTACAAATGCCTTCCAAGCCTTTCCTACTGTCATCACCGAAGAGGCCAATAGGGGATGTCGGAGACAACTTAAATTCAACTAGCTCATCAATCCAATCAGGTGAATCAAGTCAATTAACTCAAAACTAG